The DNA sequence GGTCTTGTTTTTTGGCTCTCTCATATCTGTGTTTTTGTTTGGCACTTtcctttgtgtttgtgtttgtgtttgtatTTGGTTTGGTCGGTTTATCTgccattttcttgttttggtcTCGAAATTTGACCATTTTCTTTCAAGTTTCAAGCTTCCATTTGTCGTTCTTCTACTTAGTTCTTCATATTGTAAATAGAAACTACCCCaaatcattatttatttatttgtttaattaattaattattatatttatttttctcagCAAGAGGTGTCTCCACGAACTTCCGGCAGGCTCTCCCACAGCAGTGGTCCTCTCAACGGTTCCTTAACTGACAGCCCACCTGTCTCCCCCACCGAAGACGATGTTAAGGTCTGTAAactctgttttgttttatttggtttttgtaaTCTTTGCCGCCGACCACCGTACGCGGTTGCCGGAATATGACACCAACCACATGGGTAGTGTACTAAAAGTCTGATTCGGGGGTACAGAGCACCTGTACTACTGAGTCTGGCTCACTCTGACCCGGTCGAACATAGTCCACAGCTTTCGCAGTAACCAAGTAACCTTTTAATTATCCCACCCAGTAGATTACCAAATCCTTGTTCTCTCGCTCTTTCCAGTGCAAAAAGTTATTAACTTAGCGCTCAGATTCGTCCAATCCAGAAAACCCATCTCGTGAATCTGCATATTTGCAGTGTTCTTAGCCAAAATTAATTAGATTGGTGATTATTTCGACATTGCAGACAAAGGCTCGAATTTCTTTCTATTTACAGAACTAGCCACGGTTATGGTGATGATTGCTTTTGGTCCCCCTAGGAGTGATTTGGTTGTTACAAAACACACACGGTGGGTGTGACCAAAAATCTGTCTCTGAAAATTTATGAACCCGACAGTTGCACTATTGGCAGAGGAAGTGGGTGTGCGATTATATTTTACCAATTACTCACCGCACCTATCAGTTCTGTTTTTGGGTGGTTTTACATTTCATTGAATTTATATAGAGTTTAGGCCTTTCccataaaaattcaattcacaattgacaTTAGCTTCTGATTTGATGCAGTACGGCCGCTCTACCAACCACAACAACACCCAATTCAGAGCCGCCACTCCTAGCGGCGCCCCTGTGTCTGGCGGTGGCAAGACGGTGGGCAGGTGGCTTAAGGacaggagggagaagaagaaagaggaggctaGAGCCCTGAATGCTCAGCTTCATGCTGCTGTTTCTGTTGCTGGGGTGGCTTCCGCCATCGCCGCCATTGCTGCCGCCACTGCTGCCGCCACTGCTGCCTCATCTGGATCGGGAAAAGATGAGCATATGGCGAAGACTGACATGGCTGTGGCCTCTGCTGCCACATTGGTAGCTGCACAGTGTGTGGAGGCGGCTGAGGCCATGGGAGCTGAGCGGGAGCACCTTGCTACGGTTGTCAGCTCTGCCGTGAATGTCCGGTCCGCAGGCGATATCATGACCTTAACTGCTGCAGCAGCAACAGGTACAGAACCTTAATTTGGTTCTGTTAGTGTTATAATTGCAAGTGTCTTCATCTTTTTTCTTATGGACTCTAATGCCCTTGACGTTTGTGGTGGGGGATTGCAGCCTTACGCGGTGCAGCGACACTAAGGGCGAGGGCGTTGAAGGAAGTGTGGAATATTGCCGCAGTTATTCCTGTTGAGAAAGGCTCAGGAGTAGCTGGTAATGGTAGCAACGGGAATTCCAACAGTAGTTTGAGTGGAGAACTTGTTCCTGAAGAGAATTTTCTCGGCATCTGCAGCAGGGAGTTGCTTGCTAAGGGTTGTGAGCTCCTCAAGCGCACCCGCAAAGGTGAATTTCAGTTCGTTTCATTCGTTACTATTTATTGCTTTTATAATTGTTTCAATCATTTAGTGTCATGATGGAAATTGAGTTGTAACTCGTAAGAATGTTTACGTGGAAGGAACTTGGTAGATGGAAAAGTTTCTTTGATCTCGAGTGAATGTAGATGAACTCTGGAATGATTATGTCTTAGCAGGAAAAATCTATTTCGACATTACTTTCACTATTGAATTGTGCTGAAATTACCGAATAACCAAAGTTCTGAATAGCCAAAGTTGGCGGGCGCAAATTTGAATTTACTTGATCCATTTGTCTGATGATTTCTTCTTGTCAAATCTAATTCTAAGTCTCTTTTATCTTTGTTGTGCTGAATGCCAGGTGATCTTCATTGGAAAATCGTCTCTGTTTACATCCATCGAACGGGTCAGGTAAAGCTCCTCGCAACGTCTACCAATtag is a window from the Malus domestica chromosome 16, GDT2T_hap1 genome containing:
- the LOC114822035 gene encoding VAN3-binding protein-like, which gives rise to MDPVQAAVFRPPETPCEPMEFLSRSWSVSALEVSKALAPPPGQTQLTNLNLSSAVNGGGSGPIPEDLAGELDESATFSGNPFSFACSETSQLVMERIMSQSQEVSPRTSGRLSHSSGPLNGSLTDSPPVSPTEDDVKYGRSTNHNNTQFRAATPSGAPVSGGGKTVGRWLKDRREKKKEEARALNAQLHAAVSVAGVASAIAAIAAATAAATAASSGSGKDEHMAKTDMAVASAATLVAAQCVEAAEAMGAEREHLATVVSSAVNVRSAGDIMTLTAAAATALRGAATLRARALKEVWNIAAVIPVEKGSGVAGNGSNGNSNSSLSGELVPEENFLGICSRELLAKGCELLKRTRKGDLHWKIVSVYIHRTGQVMLKMKSRHVAGTITKKKKNVVLEVIKDMPAWPGRHLLEGGEHRRYFGLKTVMRGVVEFECRNQREYDIWTLGVSRLLSIVAERHNRHGI